The Glycine soja cultivar W05 chromosome 4, ASM419377v2, whole genome shotgun sequence genomic sequence ttctttacacAGACAATGGTGACGAATATATTGGTCTTcgcccttttttactaaatcatGGTATAAGTCATCATACAACGCCACCTCATACACCTGAACATAATGGAATTTCAGAACGCCGGAATCGTCACATTGTTGAAACCGGTCTCTCTCTTCTCCATCACTCGGGCTTGCCCCTCACCTATTGGCCTCACGCCATGACCACCGCCGCTTATCTCATAAATCGCCTCCCAACTCCAATTCTTGGGTACCAATCACCCTATTCTAAATTGCTCAACATTAGTCCGGATTATCATAAGTTAAAGTGTTTTGGATGTTTTTGTTTTCCCTGGATTAAACCATATGCTAACCATAAACTTGCACCAAAGTCTGCTATGTGTGTTTTTGTAGGTTACTCGGCTGATCAACATGCATATTTGTGTCTCGATCCCACAACAGGAAGGATCTACACCTCTCGGCATGTGAAGTTCGTTGAATCTGAATTCCCGTTCAACTCCCTAGTAACTCACGCTAGTCCAAGTCCGGAGCAACAAACAGGCCCACTTCAACTCTCCATCTTACAACCCATGAACCCACCGGAAGATTTATCTCCTGCCCCTTCCTCCCCATCCATCACCAACTCCCCATATATGGCCCAGTCCTCTACCGAACCCACAAACCCCACTCAATCTCCTCCTCCAACCTCACAATCATCCCCGCAACTCTCTGCTCCACCACCCCAAACCATTGTCAACCCAAATGGAGGTGGGATCATCACTCGGTCTAAAAACAACATTATCAAACCCATCCAAAAGCTTAATCTCCATGTCCAAGCCTCCTCTCTCGTTGAACCCAACACCATCACCCAGGCCCTTCGCGACCCTGATTGGCGCTCAGCCATGCAAGCCGAATTTGATGCCTTACACCACAACAACACTTGGGATCTTGTCAGTCGGTCCTCTGATCAAAATTTGGTTGGCTGTAAATGGGTATTTCGAATCAAACGAAATCCAGACGGATCAATTGATCGTTACAAGGCTCGGTTAGTCGCCAAAGGGTTTCACCAACGCTCTGGTTGGGACTATACAGAAACTTTTAGCCCCGTTGTTAAACCGGTGACCATTCGCATTGTCCTAACTCTTGCAGTTCGTCAAGGGTGGCCCATACGTCAGCTTGATGTCAACAATGCATTTCTTCCAGGGACACTTAAGGAGGAAGTCTTCATGATACAACCACCTGGTTTTGTCAACAAAAACTTCCCTGATCATGTTTGTCGCCTCAAAAAGGCACTCTATGGGCTGAAGCAAGCACCCCGCGCCGGGTATACGGAGCTTCGCGTATTCCTGCTCTCCCTTGGTTTTGTCAATTCCACTGCAGATGCATCTTTTTTCATCTACCAAAAACCAGAGGTTACACTTTACTTATtagtatatgttgatgatataattatgACTGGAAATTCATCTGCAGAGCTGTCCAAACTCATTGCCACACTTGCTGCTCGGTTTTCGTTAAAAGATCTTGGATGTCTCAGTTATTTCTTGGGTGTCGAAGTAATTCCTTCCGCTGCAGGAATGTTTCTTTCACAAAGGAAATATATCATTGATCTGCTACATAAATCAGGCATGACAAATACAAAACCAGCATCCACTCCTTTGTCAGCGAGTGTTCAATTACTTAAGGATTCTGGTGATCTCCTACCCTCTCCAAAGGAGTACCGCACACTGGTTGGAAGCCTTCAATACTTGAGTCTTACACGTCCAGACATCGCCTTCAGCACTAACAAACTCGCACAGTTCATGCAAAATCCAAGAACGGCGCATTGGTCTGCACTCAAACGAGTGCTCCGATATTTGGCGGGCTCTTGTGACAAAGGAGTCTTCATCTCAGCGACTGCTCCTTTGACCTTTCATGCCTACTcggatgctgattgggctggtgaCAAGGATGATTATGTTTCAACCACTGGTTACTTGTTGTATCTCGGTAACACTCCCATCTCCTGGAGCTTCCGCAAACAACGTTATGTTGCTCGATCATCAACTGAAGCAGAATACAAAGCCTTGGCTGACACGGCTAGTGAACTATTATGGGTTCTTTCCTTGTTCACAGAACTTGGTCACATGCCCACTGCCAATCCAGTCATATACTGTGACAATCTTGGTGCCACAAATCTCAGTGCTAATCCTGTCTTCCACTCTCGGATGAAACATATAGCCTTAGCCTACCACTTTGTCCGAGAACATGTTCAACATGGCAAGTTTCGAGTGTCTTTTGTGTCTACCAatgatcaacttgctgatattctAACAAAGCCTCTGCTTCGCCCTCGGTTCGAATCGCTACTGTCCAAGTTGCATCTCTCATCCAGATTATACAACTTGCGGGAGGATATCAATcataataattagttttcaattcctttaattatttagccGTGCAAATCTGTGCAAATCTGTTATTTCTAATTCTGATTTGTTGAGAATTATTAGGAGATTGGTAGCTTGATTCACTACGTATTAGGGCTGTTCACTTGTATATATATCACTGTAAACTAATATCAAATTCATTAATAAAAGTTACAAACTTATTCCTTTATATTtagttgtttggttttgttatTAAGCACAATCTTTCTAATCCACTCTTTATTTTTACCTTGTTTGTCCAAAGACAAATttattcaatgatttttttttatgattatgttATTGAAAGAGTTTAATCATCTTTGGTAActcttttaaatataaagacttacaaaattttatgatttttttaataattttcaactaaccatagactatttttttttgttggtacaAGAAGTAGCAATGAGCTATTTGACCATTTTGTTAGTCTCCCATTTCCATATCATTCTTccctaaaattttatatttagacATGTTGAGTGAAAAGTGATTTaagtgattttaaaaataaatactttaattGGACTGTTCTATACAAAGgacattttatataaaattataaagtatgaaaatatttatataagttagttattaaatttaaaataaatttttttggaaataagatgagaaaataaaaattaataaaaaaaataacttaataacTTACCATCATAAGTTTCTAAGTTTTACTTGCAATAAAAGGGTTTttctcataatttaattttatcactttgatattttttttccaaataaattagaatatttatttaagagaaaccttttacacttaaaaaaatattcccaTGGAATTCATCAGTACGCATGTACTTATTGTTGTCCTCtcctattttatttgttatatatatataaagctgtttggttatgatgatttttttagttttattattattaagtgaaaaaataaaattaatagaatgaaaataatatcCAGTATTTCTGGGACCTTGAAATATGAAAACAATAATACTATAACGGTGACGTTCTAATTCATTAAGGTTGAAATATCAAAGCAACAAGCTCAAATTTCTTCCTACTATATTTTTTGTctctataaatataatttaatttaatttaaaatttttaagataTCTTTATTcctcataaattttaaattttttaaaataatttctcttGTCATTTGGTTATTTATAGTCTGAAAATGTTAAGAATCACATAGTTTTCTTAAATTTCTCTCCATCTATTGAGTAGAAAAAAATCTTTCTatcgataatttattttttttcttattttattatgctAGTGTGTAGTCCCTCAGAAAttaacattttgtttttattttaatatatacaattttatattatttaagataaatatgaagtattatttattagtacgtaaatttatcaattatttgttttaatatttattgtcataaaaaaggaatataaattttaaaaatattagtaaaattaagTATGATGTTGCTTATTTTCATGTTAATATTGTAgtgaaatttgtatttttaatatatgcgTATGTATAAATCGATCActcaaatgataatttttaaatacaaatattgtataaaaaataccaataatGTTTACCAATATGATTTGATAGTCTGATAGACTAAATTGTTAGAAAGAATAACAATGGTATGAGGTGATCTAATAGTAATtcctcatcatcatcaaatCATATGAAAGTACACCATTTGTTTATCTCATACTTGGACCAATGTTTTCTTATGCTGGTATCCAtgtatatgtataaatatttgCAAGTATATGAACGATATTCAtgaatatttcttaaaataaaactttaaaataaaaataaaagcaaaattaaattaaaaattatcagacCAATATTGTAATGATATTAAGAGAAAATATTCACTTAAATATTATAGTGAGCATTAAgaatccaaaaatattttttaaaagaaattattactaACAactacttgaattaattaataaaaagttttaataccatattaaatcattttaattattaaaaaatagggttatttttaatataataaatatttctatttcactttttatattttttctataaacaataataataataataacaattttgattataagtcttataaagataataatttaaaattatataatgtttTATTGAATGTCTTGAACCATTTCTTTCATCTCAAttaattatcatttcaattctatttaacaaaataattgttatttatacaaataaaatttgtcatgtttaaaagtgattttataaaactaaaataattagtatatgaataatttaataagtatcttataaaaatatgaagaagaaattaCAATGAAAATCTTATATGAACCATTTTTTGGAAATTATCAATTTACAATAATAAACgtattaaaatagataaaataatcaTCATTCGATAATATTTATACTAACCTAGAAAATCAATTAGTAaacctgaaaaaaaattaattattagatcaaatgaaattgattattttttataataaacatcaaCCCATACATATCAAGAAATAGatattatataacattttatcACATACATCCTCCATAACTTAAAGGGATTTAGATAAACTTATAGAACTATCTACCATCACATATAGACCTCTCTCACAAGAGACAAAAATCAAGAATAAACCATTTTAAGATAGATGTAAACCAATTTCCTGTTTTTTATATGACTATTTGATGTAGGTTAATTAGAAATGtataaatgaaaatatcattatatattaataattaggatggtaatttaattgaaataattaatacattttatgGAAATGAGTATTCAGAAAcaatatatttacaaatttgtaaattgattgtgatatttttttaacgtCCTAATTTAATTCCGTAATACTGTTCAATTGCGTAAAATCTTTAATTGatttgaatatttataattgattgagattagtatttgtttaaattaatgaattttcataataaaaaatatattgataataataaaaatatttaaaaatatattaatttttttcttattttaaatttaattataacaaaattaatatctaaaaaatattttattttttactgtttagaattaattaattttataaacgtAGTTTTAAATTCAGTTTAaacatacatatttttaaaagatcttAAATGTGTGATTTAAATATTCATCCGATTATCCTGAACAAAATtagaattgattgaaaataattaaaattaaatatttattagttagATTACATATAATTGACATATAACATAATGAAAATACTAGTTAATTAcctatttttacattaattaattataataaaattttcaaattaataaatttcaattttattagatTATGACAGAACTACATATTATAACAAAGTCTTTTTACTGCTTAACTATACAATTttgcatttatttatataatttttcaaattgaattaattttcatatttttttatgaatttaaaattttcatattaatagaacacaaacatttttattagaaaagtaattatttttaatttatacatgaaagatttattaaaaaatttctgtttgtaaatttaattataaaaagctATTCTTTAAcaatatactaaaaatatttttaatgaccaataaatattttatataaaaacaaattaattaataaacatattttttaaatacagttcaaattataaaaaaatagttaaatgaaacaattttttatgaccaataaatatttgaattttaaaatcaatttatcaattaattatataattaatttgtcccagttatattaattattcattacGCACTAATTTGTGACATTCAAACCTTAGAAAAATTACCTTGTTTCGGCATGTctcattttaaaatcttaaatttatatatatatatatagatagattttATTGTGACGGAGAAAACAATTCAGCTTAAAACTATATTATTGACATGCTTATCAAGATTAAAAATGCAGATGTTTGGTTTtagaaaactaaaatgaaatttaatctTAGAACCACATTTAATTAGAAGTTGAAAAGAAGTGtagtttttatattaagttgaaattttataatattttttctataaaattatttttaaaacaaaaatataaaaatataagtcattttccttcaaatctaattgtaataaaaatcaattttatagaataaagaTCCATTTAAAATCAAGTTTACAAATACTGCCCAAACACAAGTCAGtaatactaaaattataatccaggggaataaattttaaatttccagTAGTTGACCTCCAAGCCCAGAAATACCAAATGGGAAGAAGACCTTCCTGTAATACTAGATGGGAAGACCTTCCTGTTAACTGAAACAACAGCAAGTAGTTACATATGTACAATGTATACTTTTCTATAGTTTAATGAATTGTACTATTTACAGATGTGAAATGAAATCCATATAATCCAGTCTTGCGACCTCTCAAAGCTAATTTCTCATTTCAACCCCATGTTTTTTGGGTAAATGCAGAAATAGCATAAGTCCTCCAAGTTCTTAGGACATTAAGTCGTCCCTCAATGAGATTTCTCCTACAAAGATGACTATGACTCCCCAGTTCTCAGTTAACCCACCTGCAATTCCTCTTGACAACATATATACCAAGAACCTCGTGCCATTAAAAAATTACCCTCTCATGCATGAATTATGAAACCCAAAATATCAACAGTGCACAAGTTCCGAGCAACAAGCAAGATCACAACTTCTAAATTTCACTCCTAAGATGAGCTTTCTAAGTGAACTACTACCATAAACCACACAAAGGGTCATTTAGATTAATGAAGGACAAGCATCGCCATTTCACCGTCAGGCATCTGCAGGTTGCATACGTTTAGGACCTTCTGGCACATTTCTGGAGGAATTTCCATCAAAAGATCTGAGACAGCTAATTTGTGCTTCCTCTTTAGTTCATCTAACTCCTCTCTTTGTTTAACCAACAAATTCTCCAATTTAGTTGTTATTTGATTGATGTATTCCGTTTCAGAATCTTTTAGACTTCGAGATATTTCTTTCTGAGAAGATTTTTCACTAGTTGCTCCCGATGTAATACTTATCTCACTGGAAGGGGAATCAGCAATCTCATCACATTCCCGCTCAGCAGTACCATCAACACAATCATTAGCTGAAATATCACCATTTGTAATCAGGTTGCCTTCCTCAGCATTCACACCTGTTTCATTAGACAAGATTGAAGTAAAATGTTGAGATGGAGAGTTTCCTCCAACTCCCCTTGGTGAATCTGACCAGTACCTACGACCTGAAGGTAATATTTCTAATGCAAGACTGCCAGGAGAAGCAATGGAATCATTTTTCATAGGAGAGGTCTCTGGCCTAGTTTCAGAGGTACAGCTTGAATCTTGATGGTTAATGTCAAGAGGAGTTTCACTGAAATTCCAACTAGGAATGTGATATCGAATTTCAGAATCAATCATCCTAGCAATAGTTGTAACATCTTGATCAGTGAGTTCCAACTCCTCAACCATTTCACTAGCAACAGAGATTGATGTGTCTGCTTCAATATCAAAAGGAAAGTGGATATTGCGAATATTACCTACACGGAAATGAACATCAGAACCAACGAAAAAGCAAATAGATAAACCCtctttggattaaaaaaaaacaagataaaattGAGAGAAGACCTGAGGAATCTGCAATTcgcaattttaaaaatattgtatgaTTATCTCTCCTCTGACCTTCCACCGTGAATTCCCTACTTGGCTCAACAGCTATATGAGAACTATTTCCTGCATTCGATACATCAGATGGTAAACAAAATAAGATAGTTAACTATAAAATTTAGATGCAGATTATATTTACCTGAATGATGGGTTTGAGATCTTGAAGATTGACCTAcactatcattatcattatctgACTGAAGGAAGGGATCCATCAGGAGGTCTTTTGCAGACAACCGTTCCGATACATCAGCAATACACTTTTCAATAAATGCTTTAACTTCAAGATCCGCCACCTTTGCCAATGACGCTGGCTTTATTCCCTATGAGAAAAGGAAACACCAATAATGAACATAAAGATAATAAAAGACAATAAGGGTCCGTTTGGTTTGAGAAAATggttttttaactaataattgaaaaaacacCTTTTTTCTGCTTTAACTTTGCTTCCTATTTTTAAAGATTAAgacgagaaggtgaaaacaataTTCCTTGAACCAAACAAGTCCATAAATACCAGGAGTACCATTCAACCAAAGACTTCTGAACAGTTATTTGATTCTTTGCACAACATATCAACAAGACTATATAGAcagacaaatatatttttatgattgaataaaaaatttccagaataatattttaattctacAAGTTTTACAACCCTTAAAGGCTGTAATCTAACCACTTCTGAAGTCCACTTAAAACCTCTAGATCATATCTCAGCAATTTCATACATAAGAAAAGCTATAACATAACATGATTTTTACTGAAGATATGTTAACCATTATTCTCTGAAGAGGAGCACTATTGCCACTCCTTCTAACACTCTCTTTATTGGAGACTACAATATCATGAGCAGGGCTCAATAAGTAGGAAGTGAGACcataaaattttgtgatttcCAATCAATTCCAACCAATTCTGGAGAGTGTGTTCAAATGAATGTATTCCTAGAATTTCTCATTCCCTAGaagcaaattaaaatttggattcAGAAactggagaagaagaaaaaacaccaATTCAGGTATTCTAGGATTTGTTTTTTTGTCTGTATGCCATCCAATACTTTTGACTAGCTGACTGATAAAAACAAGCAATGGGGGCAAAAAAGAGCTATAATTTGGACTGTATAATTTAGTAGTTCAAAAACATTCAGATCATGAAAATGTCATGGTTTTACATCTTATTTACAGAAGGACCAGCAGAAGTGGTCTTATGATCTCATATTCTTATCAAGCTGAAGTGTAAATTGTTGTACTATTATCCAAAGGGTTTGACAAACATCACAGACTCTAAAAAACTAAAGAGCTTTAGCAGTTCATTGAATATTATATACATCTACATTGAGATGGAATTAATAATTCTAATACCAGTGTGCATCACATGTTAAGTAAAAACATGAgtcttgtaagaaaaaaaaaagcatgttaAGTAAAATAGTCCCAACATTTTGAAAACAGAGCACTTCACTTACAGATGTCACTTTCTTGTATATTTGAGCAGCATTGGTACATTCAATATATGGGTACTCAACAGTTACCAACTCTAGCAAGCACATGCCAAAAGCATAGATGTCAACAAGCTCATTGTATTCCTCTTCATAAAGTTCTGGGGCCATGAACTCAGGGGTACCTAGACTCATAGTAAGAATTACAAATGCTTTCAGCAATAAGATACCCACAGTACTCCACATAAGAAAAGGGtaataataaatgtaataatttcACAGGAAACGTTACCTATGACACTGTGAGCTGAATTGGCCTGTTGAAGGATAGCCGCCAATCCTAAATCACCAATTTTCACCTCCCCTTGATTCCCATTGACAAAAATGTTATCGCACTTAAGGTCTCGGTGAATAACCGGTGGATTGTGACTGTGAAGATATAAAAGGCCTTCCAAAATCTGCCTAGACCATTTCTTCACAGCTCTCAAATCAACGTGCTTATGTTTCTTCCGGTATCTAAATTACGAAAGTTAAAAACTTAAACACCAAAGCTTACcaaagtcataaataaaaacCAAACAAGAAGCCAAAAGAGAAGAGACTCACTGGCGCAACGTTCCAGAGGTGAAAATTTCAGTAATGAAGTTGATGTTCTCATTCTTGGTGTCAACCCATGAATtgtaaaacttaattatattcttATGCTTCAAAGTCTTGAGCAAATGAACTTCTGAATAAAGTCGCTCCAAATCTTCAGAGTTACGCAACAGATCCGCCACCTTAACCTGATTCCACGCCACTTCAATCccttccaactcatcaaacgcTCGATATCTACATTCCCATTTCACAGTTAATGGCAAACAAGAATCCCAAAACGAATCCATGCTACTTACatacattaatatttattgattattattgaTTAAGCGTAGAAAAAATCAGAAACAATAAAAGGATACACTTTCTTGAAAGCCCCTTTCCCTAAAACTTCCTTGTACTGCAGAATAATACAGcaaagaaaatcaaatcaatcgAACCAATCATTTTACAATACAATGCAAAACTAATCAATAAGcattagttaattaataaaactaaataatgAAAGGGAAAAATAGAATGCATGAAGGATCAGCATTGAGCGTGGTGGAATTTTCAAACTGACCCGACCATAGCGACCCGTGGGATCAACCTCAACAAACTCGATGTCAGGATCGTCGAGGTCTAGCTCGGAGGAATCCGGCGGCATTGGCGGAAACCCTAGCTATGTGGAACGAACAACGTCGTCGATTGTTGTTGGGAATAGAAAACGAACAAAAATTATTGCAGTTGATATTTAATGGAATTACGAAGAACACGATGGTATTAGGTGCGGGAACAGTTAAGGTGGTGATTGTAGTTGTTGTTGGGAGGGTCAAAGCTGAAAATCAAATGGCATTCATTAAAACGACGCTCCCTTTTCGTTGTGGTTTTGATTTCTTTGTTGCAACGAAGATGAAGACGACGAGGATGTGTGAGTGTAGGTGACACGAGAAGCAACTAACATAATAAACATGTTATTGTTATTAGCTTAGGCAGGTAAGTCAAATACTAATCTTTTATAGCATCCAAGACAAGTTGGTCGGCTACTACTACTCTCATTTATTCATTTGTCAGTTTTAAGATATTAGGATTTAGGATCGGATCATTTTATGGGTTTGGACTAGGTTAgggtttggttttggttttgagcTTCTTCACTAATGACTCAGCccgttgagtttttttttaacaattacaattataataaaaattcatttatataactataaattataattataataaataattgtttttaacatttaaattatattttagatttatgataaataatttatattgtaaaagtaaaacaatgttacttttaattattggtagtttaaaaaaaaattaattagaaataaagatattaaaaaatgaaaaagagatattaaagatattaattttaaaattcacattagaattaaagatattaaaaatcTAATCTTGTCAAAGAAAAGTTGTTAATATTATTCTTGTTGAAAAAATGACAGCCAAAAACACCTTCgtctaaaataactttttaaatttatatagagAAAGCCACAAATACATATTTCACtattttgatgatataaaatttaaaagaatttaaaataaaaaattatatatatatatatatatatatatatatatatatatataaattagaataaattaaatgagaTTAATTTTATGAGCTATTTTTTAACTAgagtattttttagaattttaattcaataagaagtttttaggattttttttcttaatatatcaTCTCATTCCATTTatgattttcatctttatttctaaattaaatttaatatttttaaaacattatcaaTAGTTAAAGTAATCTTTATCCCAATATAAAttgttttgttataaatttaaaatataatttatagatttaacatattattttgaaaatcggATTACCGGACTTGTCACCGATTCATCTACTCTAAAAAACCTGGATTATTTTAGAATCCGTATGTACCGGTCAAATCgaccaaaacaaaactagtTTAAACTAATATttctaagagaaaaaatattttaaattttttaaatttaatataaagggAATTATTAATGCGCACACATCTTTTTTAAGTTGGAGGCATTAGTAATGTACACAGAAAATTTAGGACAAAAAaccattctttttattttaatttatttattttaggacaTTATGGTAATtttagatatttaattaaaaaaacaaaaaatcctgcAGCATCATCAACCGCATGGACAAAAAACGTTGCCATGGGCTTCGTGCCCCCACAACCCAAACTCCACTGCAGGGACGGACGGAGGCAGAAATAAATATCAGggactaattttaaaaattaaaatttattcaattaataaatgtatataaatattaattttaaataaaatactaataatatgtGTTTTCCAAAACAATTCAATGAcataatagaaatagaaatatattcaaatagaaagcacattaaatatttaaaaaatctattaCAAATGCCTACTTTGCTTTTCCAAAACTTAATCAATAGTGTTAGAGGCATGTTAGAGCATCACAATGGCAATAAAAAAGATCAAGAtgagaagagaaaataataatagaagaaaatatatttgttaaccTGTCTCAAAATTCAAGCTGTGAACATTGTATATAATGTTCATAATTAAGCTTGTCCCATTGAcgaaagataataaataattttaaattctcaaataaattataatcaacTCAACACAAAGGAAGACTAATAATGTCTTTTGATCCCAATTACaatatttataaactttaaaataatataaaaaatataaaagtaaaatttattaaaaataaaaaataaatgaggctcaaataatttttactaaaaagagaaaaaagtaatattattataataaaatctatTCAAAAGGAAGTAGaagatttgttttaaaaaagaaataatgtcattatcattaaaaaagactataagataattattttatagttttttttaaaaaagtaacatttaaatataattatttctagaattaaactataaaaaataattatgtaaaatttaaaatattatgtatattaaaaaataaaactaagaaaaagttAGGGGACAAACACATGCTTCCATCCCTGCTCCACTGCATGGTTGTCGA encodes the following:
- the LOC114409878 gene encoding probable serine/threonine-protein kinase WNK3 — translated: MPPDSSELDLDDPDIEFVEVDPTGRYGRYKEVLGKGAFKKVYRAFDELEGIEVAWNQVKVADLLRNSEDLERLYSEVHLLKTLKHKNIIKFYNSWVDTKNENINFITEIFTSGTLRQYRKKHKHVDLRAVKKWSRQILEGLLYLHSHNPPVIHRDLKCDNIFVNGNQGEVKIGDLGLAAILQQANSAHSVIGTPEFMAPELYEEEYNELVDIYAFGMCLLELVTVEYPYIECTNAAQIYKKVTSGIKPASLAKVADLEVKAFIEKCIADVSERLSAKDLLMDPFLQSDNDNDSVGQSSRSQTHHSGNSSHIAVEPSREFTVEGQRRDNHTIFLKLRIADSSGNIRNIHFPFDIEADTSISVASEMVEELELTDQDVTTIARMIDSEIRYHIPSWNFSETPLDINHQDSSCTSETRPETSPMKNDSIASPGSLALEILPSGRRYWSDSPRGVGGNSPSQHFTSILSNETGVNAEEGNLITNGDISANDCVDGTAERECDEIADSPSSEISITSGATSEKSSQKEISRSLKDSETEYINQITTKLENLLVKQREELDELKRKHKLAVSDLLMEIPPEMCQKVLNVCNLQMPDGEMAMLVLH